In Deinococcus psychrotolerans, a genomic segment contains:
- a CDS encoding peroxidase-related enzyme (This protein belongs to a clade of uncharacterized proteins related to peroxidases such as the alkylhydroperoxidase AhpD.) has product MTHDPTSGEAQPRFSFLPVPTEAEVPESVAKLWSKAQSNLGFVPNVFKAQALNGEQFQAWWSYFNLLLNKEGHLPPQERELVAVVVSSLNACLYCAVSHGAALRLTGMEASKADAVAVNWRQAPLSAREAALCAYAEKLTVTPAQMTESDLGALRAVGLGDHEIMELVQVTGMFNLTNRVSSALGFVPNAEYFSAGR; this is encoded by the coding sequence ATGACCCACGACCCAACGTCCGGTGAAGCGCAGCCCCGTTTCTCTTTCCTGCCCGTTCCCACTGAAGCCGAGGTGCCCGAAAGTGTCGCCAAGCTCTGGAGCAAGGCGCAAAGCAATCTGGGCTTCGTACCGAATGTGTTCAAAGCGCAGGCGCTCAATGGCGAGCAGTTTCAGGCGTGGTGGAGTTATTTCAATTTGCTGCTCAATAAGGAAGGCCACCTGCCGCCGCAGGAGCGAGAACTGGTGGCGGTGGTCGTGAGTAGTCTCAACGCCTGCCTTTACTGCGCGGTGTCGCACGGCGCGGCGCTGAGACTGACGGGCATGGAGGCAAGCAAAGCCGACGCGGTGGCCGTCAACTGGCGGCAGGCTCCGCTGAGTGCGCGTGAAGCGGCCCTGTGCGCCTACGCCGAAAAGCTGACCGTGACGCCGGCCCAGATGACCGAAAGCGACTTGGGGGCCTTGCGGGCGGTGGGTCTCGGCGACCACGAAATTATGGAACTGGTGCAAGTCACCGGGATGTTCAACCTGACCAACCGCGTGTCGAGCGCTCTGGGCTTTGTGCCGAACGCGGAGTACTTCTCGGCGGGTCGGTAA
- a CDS encoding DUF402 domain-containing protein — MAAQALFTDWATPLLSGPLSCPLAPAKPPKIERHDLAAKLHHTNTGLRPVDRYSQHSDGLFVSRRFVAHPRIRAWHAHLLPALGLQICRYDFYGVREHDYYLDLATISEDGGVWTMHDHYLDVLIWRGKRAEVVDEDEFLSAALAGYLPQQQAERVWEQARTLLSDLVQHGFELGAYLAAQGVDPRLADFGEVPLCS, encoded by the coding sequence ATGGCGGCACAAGCGCTCTTTACCGACTGGGCCACTCCCCTTCTCTCTGGGCCGCTTTCTTGCCCACTGGCTCCAGCCAAGCCGCCCAAAATCGAGCGCCACGACCTCGCGGCCAAGTTGCACCACACCAACACCGGCCTGCGCCCTGTTGACCGCTACAGCCAGCACAGCGACGGGCTGTTCGTTTCGCGCCGCTTCGTGGCCCACCCGCGCATCCGGGCCTGGCACGCCCACCTGCTGCCCGCACTGGGGCTGCAAATCTGCCGCTACGACTTTTACGGCGTGCGCGAGCACGATTACTACCTCGATCTGGCCACCATCAGCGAGGACGGCGGCGTCTGGACGATGCACGACCACTACCTCGACGTGCTGATCTGGCGCGGAAAACGGGCCGAAGTGGTGGACGAAGACGAGTTTTTGAGCGCGGCGCTCGCGGGCTACTTGCCACAGCAGCAAGCCGAGCGCGTCTGGGAGCAGGCCCGTACCCTGCTCAGCGACCTGGTCCAGCACGGTTTCGAGCTGGGCGCTTATCTGGCGGCTCAGGGAGTAGACCCGCGCTTGGCCGATTTTGGTGAAGTTCCCCTTTGCTCCTAG